CGTGCCCACATTGGCGGCCCATCCGATGCCAGCGGACCGGCGCGGGCATCACGGTCGGGCGAGCTCGGCGAGGGGGATGCGGCGCTCCTCGCCGGTGCCGGTGTCGCGCACGAGGGCTTCGCCGGCGGCGGCTTCGTCGGGGCCGAGCCAGGCGACGCGGCGGGCGTTGAGGGCGGAGGCGTTCTTGAACTGCCGGTTGCGCCCCGCCTCCACGAACGAGTACTCCACCGAGTGCCCCGCGTCGCGAAGCTGGTGCGCCAGGGCGAGCACGGCGCCGCGCTGCTCCGGCCCGGCCGCGGCCAGGTAGAAGTCCAGCACCGGCTTGGGATCGGGAAGGAGCTTGCGGTCGCGCAGGAGCTCCGTCAGCACCACGTCGCCCATGCCGAAGCCGAGGGCGGGAAGGTCCACCCCCGCGATGCGCTTCAGGAGGTCGTCGTAGCGCCCGCCGCCGCAGATGGCGCGCAGCTCGCCGCGCGTGTCGAACAGCTCGAAAACGATCCCCGTGTAGTACGCCAGCCCGCGCACCACCGTGAGGTCGAAGCGCACGAAGTCGCCCAGCCCCATGTCGCGCAGGAAGCCGAAGTAGCGCTCCATCCGCTCCAGCTCCGGCGCGATTCCAGGGCGTCCGCCGTACTCCTGCGTGACCGCCGCGAAGTCGGTGTGCTGGAAGATGGCGAGCACCGCCGCCGCCACCTCGCCCGACACCCCCGCCTCGCCGGTGAGGCGGGCGGCGATGGCCTCGGGGGTGTCGCGCTCCAGCTTGTCGACGATGTTGTAGGCGAGCGTGAGCTGGTCCTCGGGCACGCCCGCGTCCAGCAGCAGGGCGCGAAGCAGGCGCCGGTCCGAGACGCGCGCGACGAAGTCCTGCGCCGTCAGCCCAAGCGTGCGCAGGATGTCGATTGCGGCGGCCAGCAGCTCGGCATCGGCGGCGACGTCCTCCTCGCCGATGATGTCGAAGTTGAGCTGGAAGTGCTCGCGCAGCCTCCCGCGCTGCTGCCGCTCGTAGCGGAAGAGCTGCGGAACGGAGAACCACTTCATCGGCTTGCGGAAGCCGCCCGCGCGCGCGCCCGCCATCCGCGCCAGCGTGGGCGTCATCTCGGGGCGCAGCGTGATCTCGCGGCCGCCCTTGTCGGTGAAGTTGTAGAGCTGCTGGACGATCTCGGGGCCGCTCTTCTCGGTGTACAGCTCGAGCGGCTCCAGCGGAGGTCCGTCGTATT
This is a stretch of genomic DNA from Longimicrobium sp.. It encodes these proteins:
- the hisS gene encoding histidine--tRNA ligase, with the protein product MSNFNALPGFRDFFPDDLAVRTHVMRAWRDVARRYGFQEYDGPPLEPLELYTEKSGPEIVQQLYNFTDKGGREITLRPEMTPTLARMAGARAGGFRKPMKWFSVPQLFRYERQQRGRLREHFQLNFDIIGEEDVAADAELLAAAIDILRTLGLTAQDFVARVSDRRLLRALLLDAGVPEDQLTLAYNIVDKLERDTPEAIAARLTGEAGVSGEVAAAVLAIFQHTDFAAVTQEYGGRPGIAPELERMERYFGFLRDMGLGDFVRFDLTVVRGLAYYTGIVFELFDTRGELRAICGGGRYDDLLKRIAGVDLPALGFGMGDVVLTELLRDRKLLPDPKPVLDFYLAAAGPEQRGAVLALAHQLRDAGHSVEYSFVEAGRNRQFKNASALNARRVAWLGPDEAAAGEALVRDTGTGEERRIPLAELARP